Proteins encoded together in one Nitrospiraceae bacterium window:
- a CDS encoding DegQ family serine endoprotease, producing MKLRKKTLIISTIFISVGIIIGIGISSNFNLLSTAHTDEQMISKDTIDLLSKIDQAMSEIASAVKPAVVNISSSKTIKQRQLAFPFDDPFLKRFFGDEFGAPNKPKERKEFGLGSGVIVDKNGYILTNSHVVQGADEIKVRLSDKREFKGKIIGADPKTDIAVVKIDANNLPVLKLGDSEKLKVGQTVIAIGNPFGLNQTVTSGIISATGRANVGITDYEDFIQTDAAINPGNSGGALVNIRGELIGINTAIFSTSGGYQGIGFAIPINMAKNVMETLIKSGKVTRGWLGVSIQPITPELAKQFNLKDDKGALVGGITEDSPAEKAGLQNGDVIIEYDGKQITDPVNLRNLVAATPPNKEVKLKILRNGNTQTISITIGELPAEQKIAGKFDNLLKGVIVQNLTSEIRQQLEIPGKVRGVVIVDFADDSISEGILGRGDVILEINKKRVTNMKEYETIVSKIKGNQDILLRIYREGSAIYLTLSVK from the coding sequence ATGAAACTGAGAAAAAAGACGCTTATTATTTCCACTATTTTCATTTCCGTTGGAATCATAATCGGCATAGGGATCTCGTCAAACTTCAATCTGCTTTCAACAGCTCATACTGATGAACAGATGATATCGAAAGATACGATTGATTTGTTGTCAAAAATCGATCAGGCTATGTCAGAGATCGCATCCGCGGTAAAACCAGCTGTAGTAAATATCTCTTCATCTAAAACAATAAAACAAAGACAGCTTGCATTTCCCTTTGATGATCCATTTTTGAAAAGATTTTTTGGAGATGAATTCGGAGCGCCCAATAAACCAAAGGAACGAAAAGAATTCGGACTCGGCTCCGGAGTCATAGTCGATAAAAACGGCTATATACTCACAAACAGTCATGTTGTTCAGGGCGCTGATGAGATAAAGGTAAGACTTTCTGACAAAAGAGAATTTAAGGGCAAGATTATAGGCGCAGATCCCAAAACAGATATTGCCGTTGTAAAAATAGATGCCAATAATCTTCCTGTGCTCAAACTTGGCGACTCTGAAAAATTAAAAGTGGGGCAGACTGTTATAGCAATAGGAAACCCATTTGGTCTTAACCAGACTGTCACCTCCGGAATAATCAGCGCCACAGGAAGGGCAAATGTCGGAATTACAGATTACGAGGATTTCATTCAGACAGATGCAGCCATTAATCCCGGTAATTCAGGCGGTGCGCTTGTAAATATCAGAGGCGAACTCATTGGAATCAATACAGCAATATTCAGCACATCAGGCGGTTATCAGGGAATTGGGTTTGCGATCCCTATCAACATGGCAAAAAATGTGATGGAGACACTGATTAAATCAGGAAAGGTTACAAGAGGATGGCTTGGTGTAAGCATCCAGCCGATAACCCCTGAACTCGCTAAACAATTCAATCTTAAGGACGACAAAGGCGCGCTTGTTGGCGGTATAACAGAAGACAGCCCTGCTGAAAAAGCAGGACTGCAGAATGGAGATGTTATTATAGAATATGACGGCAAGCAGATAACTGATCCTGTAAATCTCAGGAATCTGGTTGCAGCAACACCTCCAAATAAAGAGGTAAAGCTCAAGATTCTGAGAAATGGAAATACTCAAACTATTTCAATTACAATCGGCGAACTTCCAGCAGAACAAAAAATTGCAGGCAAGTTTGATAACCTGCTTAAAGGTGTTATTGTCCAGAACCTTACATCTGAGATAAGACAACAGCTGGAGATACCGGGAAAAGTGCGTGGAGTTGTGATTGTTGACTTTGCAGATGACAGTATTTCTGAAGGAATACTTGGAAGAGGCGACGTTATTCTTGAGATAAACAAAAAGAGAGTAACAAACATGAAAGAATATGAGACAATTGTTTCGAAGATTAAAGGTAATCAGGACATACTGCTTCGTATTTACAGAGAAGGTTCAGCAATATATCTGACTTTATCTGTAAAATAA
- a CDS encoding YifB family Mg chelatase-like AAA ATPase, with protein sequence MLSKILSSAVVGINAYPVDVEVDITSRGLPHFSMVGLPDAAVKESRDRVRAALKNIGFNFPLKQITVNLAPADIKKEGSSFDLPIAIGIITAEGVVDPGLINGYMFTGELSLDGRIKPVRGALPMAVAAKTLGLKGLILPEENAPEAAVVKNISVFGIKSLPEVIEFMRDSTKQNSYLIDLDRAVKENSLYEDDFSDVKGQEHAKRALEISASGGHNVLMIGPPGSGKTMLSKRLPTILPDMTFDEALETTKIYSVAGLLKPGQPLLAVRTFRSPHHTISDVALIGGGQIPKPGEVSLAHHGVLFLDELPEFKRNVLEVLRQPLENGDVTVSRAVASITYPANFMLVAAMNPCPCGYLGDSRHQCTCTTGQIHRYRTKVSGPLLDRIDIHIEVPAVPYKELSTEHSGERSESIRERVIKARNIQLERFKADKIYSNGQMKTRHIKKYCRLTSDAQSLLEAAMQKLGLSARAYTRILKVSRTIADLELSEMIQPQHVSEAIQYRTLDRGAF encoded by the coding sequence ATGCTCTCTAAGATACTAAGCTCTGCAGTTGTGGGAATCAATGCGTATCCTGTCGATGTAGAAGTTGACATAACATCAAGAGGCCTTCCTCATTTCTCGATGGTGGGTCTTCCTGACGCCGCAGTAAAAGAAAGCCGCGATAGGGTAAGGGCTGCATTAAAAAATATCGGATTCAATTTTCCGCTGAAACAGATAACCGTAAATCTGGCGCCAGCGGATATTAAAAAAGAAGGCTCGTCATTTGATCTTCCAATAGCAATAGGAATAATAACAGCAGAAGGAGTCGTTGATCCGGGTTTAATCAACGGCTATATGTTCACAGGCGAACTTTCTCTTGACGGAAGAATAAAACCTGTGCGCGGAGCCCTCCCGATGGCTGTTGCCGCAAAGACGCTTGGATTAAAAGGCCTGATACTTCCGGAGGAAAACGCTCCCGAAGCCGCAGTTGTAAAAAACATTTCTGTTTTTGGGATCAAGAGCCTGCCCGAGGTAATAGAATTTATGAGAGATAGCACCAAGCAGAATTCATATCTCATAGACCTCGATAGAGCAGTAAAAGAAAATTCTCTTTATGAAGATGATTTTTCTGATGTAAAAGGACAGGAACACGCAAAAAGGGCTCTGGAGATCTCGGCGTCCGGAGGTCATAATGTGCTGATGATAGGTCCGCCGGGTTCCGGAAAAACAATGCTCTCAAAAAGACTTCCGACAATACTTCCTGATATGACATTTGACGAAGCGCTAGAGACAACAAAAATATACAGCGTTGCAGGACTTCTGAAACCAGGCCAGCCCTTGCTTGCAGTCAGAACTTTCCGCTCTCCTCATCACACCATCTCTGATGTTGCGTTAATCGGCGGCGGACAGATCCCCAAGCCCGGCGAAGTAAGTCTGGCGCATCACGGTGTTTTGTTCCTCGATGAACTTCCCGAATTCAAGAGAAATGTTCTTGAGGTCTTAAGACAGCCTCTGGAAAACGGTGATGTCACTGTATCGCGCGCTGTTGCATCCATAACTTATCCCGCTAATTTTATGCTCGTTGCCGCAATGAACCCATGTCCCTGCGGATATTTAGGGGATTCACGGCATCAGTGCACATGCACAACAGGACAGATCCACCGTTACAGAACAAAAGTCTCAGGTCCTTTGCTCGACAGGATAGATATTCATATAGAGGTTCCTGCTGTTCCTTACAAAGAACTCTCAACAGAGCATTCTGGAGAAAGATCAGAGAGCATAAGAGAACGCGTAATCAAAGCAAGAAACATTCAGCTTGAGAGATTCAAAGCCGACAAGATTTATTCTAACGGTCAGATGAAGACAAGACATATTAAAAAATACTGCAGATTAACTTCCGATGCGCAGTCTCTGCTCGAAGCAGCTATGCAGAAACTCGGACTCTCTGCAAGAGCCTATACCAGAATTCTCAAGGTATCAAGAACGATAGCTGATCTTGAGTTGTCTGAAATGATCCAGCCTCAGCATGTATCAGAAGCAATACAATACAGAACTCTCGACAGAGGCGCTTTTTAA
- a CDS encoding TonB-dependent receptor codes for MAEKKWMLSLVFVSLLVSALNYADDVNAENKNSKIDLAQNATTKEELLLFYEEKDLIIATKKPTPLRKAPAIATVITAEEIRNMGARNLLDILKRIPGIGVGIADQPTMNSIEVRGIKTRNSEKVLIMIDGMRMNNLVLGEAMYTATDISVENIKRVEVIRGPGSALYGANAFIAVINIVTKTASDIKKAEITAGGGSYGTQHYNLQSGYDGDNLKIAGVFDYFSTKGAKSFIESDAQTLNDIAHGTHASMAPGYTSEWNRRYDTGINMSYGDLSIKGRLIEKKKGSFTGVAYALNDESYQEFKQFFIDLSYLIKANSNLDITARAYVNQINMNFYWEIFPEGYAGLFPDGLLGSPSTKNRTTGVELTGDYTIKNHTLTVGTVAEYAEQFGTKHFTNFNPNTYAPLGSFQDITSWGNWNKNVDRTILALYLQDIWKISNSISFTAGIRYDNYSDFGDTINPRLGFVWEFAEDLSLKLLYGTAFRTPTFTELYSINNPVEGGNPDLKPEKIKTYEVGIEYRFLQKFTSRINYFHNEIKDLIVLGEKPSPADPAPYINKNKAKVDGVETELIYNYSKNIYGYLNYTYQHPIDADTGKKLLAVPSHRANAGINFLILQHLNTNLNLNWVGERSRAAGDTRYPLPSTYTVDLTMILKRLYKDFEIRGSVYNIFDKEYKDPSPYPVKVQYDYPTNHRSFIFDLQYKF; via the coding sequence ATGGCAGAAAAAAAATGGATGCTGTCATTAGTCTTTGTCTCACTTTTAGTCTCAGCCTTAAATTATGCAGATGATGTAAATGCAGAAAACAAAAACAGCAAGATAGACCTTGCGCAGAATGCTACTACAAAAGAAGAACTCCTTCTCTTCTACGAAGAAAAAGACCTTATAATCGCAACTAAAAAACCTACTCCATTAAGAAAAGCCCCTGCCATCGCAACAGTCATCACAGCAGAAGAAATACGCAATATGGGCGCAAGAAATTTGCTCGATATCTTAAAAAGAATACCAGGAATAGGTGTAGGAATCGCAGATCAGCCAACTATGAATTCCATAGAAGTACGTGGGATAAAAACAAGAAATTCAGAAAAGGTTCTTATCATGATAGACGGGATGAGAATGAACAATCTTGTTCTTGGCGAAGCTATGTATACTGCTACTGATATTTCAGTAGAAAATATTAAAAGGGTTGAAGTTATAAGGGGTCCTGGCTCTGCATTATATGGAGCCAATGCTTTCATCGCTGTGATCAATATAGTAACAAAAACAGCTTCTGACATTAAAAAAGCAGAGATCACAGCAGGAGGAGGAAGTTATGGAACGCAGCATTACAATCTCCAGTCAGGCTATGACGGCGACAACTTAAAGATTGCAGGTGTTTTTGATTATTTTTCTACAAAAGGAGCGAAATCTTTTATTGAAAGCGATGCCCAAACATTAAATGATATTGCCCACGGCACACATGCTTCTATGGCTCCCGGTTATACCAGTGAATGGAATAGAAGATATGATACAGGTATCAATATGTCTTACGGCGACTTAAGTATAAAAGGCAGATTAATAGAAAAAAAGAAAGGTTCTTTTACGGGAGTAGCTTATGCTCTTAATGATGAGAGTTATCAGGAATTTAAGCAGTTTTTTATTGACCTCAGCTATCTGATAAAAGCAAATAGCAATCTAGACATAACAGCAAGAGCTTATGTTAATCAAATTAATATGAATTTTTACTGGGAAATATTTCCTGAAGGTTATGCAGGACTATTTCCTGATGGACTTCTTGGGAGTCCAAGCACAAAAAACAGGACTACGGGCGTAGAATTAACAGGTGATTATACAATAAAAAATCATACTCTGACTGTTGGAACAGTAGCAGAATACGCGGAACAGTTTGGAACAAAACATTTTACTAATTTTAATCCTAACACTTATGCTCCCTTAGGCTCTTTTCAGGATATCACCTCGTGGGGCAACTGGAATAAGAATGTTGACAGAACAATATTAGCATTATATCTTCAGGATATATGGAAAATTTCTAACAGCATATCTTTTACAGCAGGAATTCGCTATGACAATTATTCTGATTTCGGAGACACCATTAATCCGCGCCTTGGTTTTGTCTGGGAATTCGCAGAAGACCTTTCATTAAAACTTCTTTATGGAACTGCTTTCAGGACTCCGACTTTTACAGAACTTTATTCGATAAATAATCCTGTTGAAGGAGGCAATCCGGATCTCAAGCCTGAAAAAATAAAAACATACGAAGTTGGAATAGAATACCGCTTTCTGCAAAAATTCACATCACGAATCAATTACTTCCATAATGAAATAAAAGACCTAATAGTCCTAGGGGAAAAACCTTCACCTGCAGATCCTGCTCCATACATAAACAAAAATAAGGCAAAGGTTGACGGAGTAGAAACTGAGTTAATATATAACTACAGCAAAAACATTTATGGTTATCTAAATTATACTTATCAGCATCCAATAGATGCTGACACAGGGAAAAAACTTCTTGCTGTTCCTTCTCACAGGGCTAATGCAGGCATAAATTTTCTTATACTGCAACATCTCAATACAAACCTGAATCTTAACTGGGTCGGAGAAAGATCAAGGGCAGCAGGAGACACCAGATATCCCCTGCCTTCGACTTATACTGTTGATCTAACGATGATATTAAAAAGATTATACAAAGATTTTGAGATACGAGGTTCTGTGTATAATATTTTCGATAAAGAATATAAGGACCCAAGCCCATACCCTGTTAAAGTCCAGTATGATTATCCAACTAATCACAGATCATTCATATTTGATCTCCAATATAAATTCTGA
- a CDS encoding thiamine pyrophosphate-binding protein — MTSAELIIKCLENHGVEYIFGVPGGALVGLNNALYKSAMNVIVTKHEQGAAFIADGYARVSGNVGVCFGTSGPGATNLMTGVASAYADSIPLVVLTGQVATTVFGKGATQEFENESLCVVDMFRKITKYSDVLLCDKKANDMVSRALRSALSGRPGPVHLNMPSDIMKHEIEEKYEHINNINKTMVFDRDGVKSAAQLLLKSKNPAIIAGWGTTLSKAHQELLEIAELMDIPVATTPKGKGIFNEHHPLSLGVFGLAGSPVAKEYMTENVDLMIAVGTSFNEEATLGWNEELCSHKEIIQIDIDPDEIGKNYEVTVGIPGDAKIVLRELIYELKRNLNGSLGHNGRSKQKQIAELKELLKENEWLKENNSDIYKPQELIEDIVRFFPEDSIYFVEIGNAMTWAIHHMKIKIPYSFYVSLGFGSMGYATAAAIGGKLAAPDKPVISIAGDGAFQMNGMEIATAVNYDIPVIWVVMNNAMLGTVHYGWKLLSCNEGIPSRFKRVDFAKIAEGLGARGMRIEKPCELNKELIDDIISSKKPTVLDVIIDEKEIPPIHGRIETLKKHYK, encoded by the coding sequence ATGACTTCTGCGGAACTTATAATTAAGTGTCTCGAAAATCACGGAGTAGAATATATTTTTGGTGTTCCGGGCGGGGCTTTGGTAGGTCTTAATAATGCGTTATATAAAAGCGCGATGAATGTAATTGTTACAAAACATGAACAAGGCGCGGCTTTTATTGCCGACGGCTATGCGCGTGTAAGCGGTAATGTAGGAGTATGTTTTGGAACATCAGGTCCCGGAGCTACGAATCTCATGACTGGCGTTGCTTCTGCGTATGCCGACTCTATTCCATTGGTAGTTCTTACAGGACAGGTAGCAACCACTGTATTTGGAAAGGGAGCAACTCAGGAATTTGAAAATGAAAGTTTATGCGTAGTGGATATGTTTAGAAAAATAACTAAATACAGCGATGTGCTTTTGTGTGATAAAAAAGCGAATGATATGGTATCAAGAGCATTAAGGTCAGCATTGAGCGGAAGACCCGGCCCTGTTCACCTTAATATGCCAAGCGACATAATGAAACATGAGATAGAAGAAAAATATGAGCATATAAACAATATTAACAAAACAATGGTGTTTGACAGGGACGGCGTAAAGAGTGCGGCACAACTTCTTCTTAAATCAAAAAATCCTGCGATAATTGCAGGATGGGGAACAACTCTTTCAAAAGCTCATCAAGAGCTTCTGGAGATCGCAGAACTTATGGACATTCCTGTAGCGACAACACCCAAAGGAAAGGGAATTTTCAATGAACATCATCCGCTTTCACTCGGAGTTTTTGGCTTGGCAGGCTCTCCTGTTGCAAAGGAATACATGACCGAAAATGTAGATTTAATGATTGCTGTGGGCACGAGCTTTAATGAAGAAGCTACATTGGGCTGGAATGAGGAGTTGTGCTCACATAAAGAGATTATACAAATAGATATAGATCCTGATGAGATAGGGAAAAATTACGAGGTAACAGTTGGGATCCCGGGAGATGCAAAAATTGTTTTGAGAGAACTAATATATGAGCTTAAAAGAAATTTGAACGGCAGCTTGGGACATAACGGACGTTCAAAGCAAAAACAAATAGCGGAATTGAAAGAATTACTTAAAGAAAATGAATGGCTGAAAGAAAATAATAGCGATATTTATAAACCTCAGGAACTTATTGAGGATATTGTGCGTTTTTTCCCTGAAGACTCCATATATTTTGTCGAGATAGGCAATGCAATGACATGGGCAATACATCACATGAAAATAAAGATACCATATTCTTTTTACGTTTCACTTGGGTTTGGTTCAATGGGTTATGCCACAGCCGCTGCAATAGGCGGCAAATTGGCAGCTCCTGACAAGCCCGTTATTTCGATCGCTGGCGACGGTGCATTCCAGATGAACGGGATGGAAATAGCCACTGCTGTTAATTATGATATCCCTGTAATATGGGTTGTTATGAATAATGCAATGCTCGGTACGGTTCATTATGGGTGGAAACTTCTTTCCTGTAACGAAGGCATCCCGTCAAGATTTAAGCGTGTAGACTTTGCAAAAATAGCTGAAGGGCTTGGCGCAAGAGGAATGAGAATAGAAAAACCCTGCGAACTAAATAAAGAACTTATTGATGACATAATTTCATCGAAAAAGCCTACAGTGCTTGATGTAATTATAGATGAAAAGGAAATACCGCCCATTCATGGACGCATCGAAACGCTTAAAAAACACTACAAATAA